The Prochlorococcus marinus str. MIT 9301 genome window below encodes:
- a CDS encoding DUF3288 family protein, whose protein sequence is MGNEQTHPLHETDKNIIDSLITKKTPEDIDYINLARLINRYTNFPGEIEIKNDIEKILNFWKITKNELFSKTKNIWSKSFRPSNTNKDLVGSGFDTSN, encoded by the coding sequence ATGGGTAACGAGCAAACTCATCCACTACATGAAACAGATAAGAATATTATAGATTCCCTTATCACTAAAAAAACACCAGAAGATATCGACTATATAAATTTAGCTAGATTAATAAATCGTTATACTAATTTCCCAGGAGAAATTGAAATTAAAAACGATATTGAAAAAATTCTAAATTTTTGGAAGATCACTAAAAATGAACTTTTTTCAAAAACAAAAAATATTTGGTCAAAAAGCTTCAGGCCTTCTAATACAAATAAAGATTTAGTTGGCTCAGGTTTTGATACCTCAAATTGA
- the trpD gene encoding anthranilate phosphoribosyltransferase has protein sequence MSTNLSNAEILNNLLEGRDLDELTSRALMQRWLNDEISDVETGAFLSALRAKSSTGVELSSMAKELLNVCELPVARPNLYLVDTCGTGGDGANTFNISTAVAFVAASCGVKIAKHGNKSASGKVGSADVLLNLGLNLNCSLEKVINAVSEIGITFLFAPVWHKSLIKLAPLRKTLGIRTVFNQLGPLVNPLRPNAQVLGVASEDLLQPMGSALLNLGMNRAIVVHGSGGLDEASLQGKNKLVFIENGELRFSEINISDFNHENIANENLVVSDLDSNEEILKSVLNGSGQKSHMDVVALNVSLVLWAAGIEDNLNEGFNKALFSINKGDPWKKFLLLKNYLSAN, from the coding sequence ATGTCTACTAATCTATCAAACGCTGAAATCCTAAATAATTTGTTGGAGGGAAGGGACCTTGATGAATTAACTTCTAGAGCTTTAATGCAAAGATGGCTTAATGATGAAATTTCAGATGTTGAAACAGGAGCTTTTTTGAGTGCTTTAAGAGCTAAGAGCTCTACAGGTGTCGAACTAAGTTCTATGGCGAAGGAACTTTTAAATGTTTGCGAATTGCCAGTAGCAAGGCCAAATTTGTATTTGGTAGATACTTGTGGAACCGGAGGAGATGGAGCTAATACATTTAATATTTCAACTGCAGTAGCATTTGTAGCCGCATCTTGCGGGGTAAAAATTGCAAAACATGGAAATAAAAGTGCTAGTGGGAAAGTTGGCTCTGCTGATGTTTTGTTAAATCTTGGTTTGAATTTAAATTGTTCTTTAGAAAAAGTAATCAATGCAGTAAGTGAGATTGGAATAACTTTTTTGTTCGCACCTGTTTGGCATAAATCTTTAATAAAACTTGCTCCATTAAGAAAGACCCTTGGAATAAGGACAGTATTTAACCAACTAGGACCATTAGTAAATCCCTTAAGGCCCAATGCGCAAGTTTTGGGTGTTGCTTCTGAGGATCTTTTACAACCTATGGGAAGCGCCCTTTTAAATTTGGGTATGAATAGAGCAATAGTAGTTCACGGTTCTGGCGGCCTTGATGAAGCTTCGCTTCAAGGAAAAAATAAATTAGTGTTTATTGAAAATGGTGAATTACGTTTTTCAGAAATAAATATTTCAGATTTTAACCATGAAAATATTGCTAACGAAAACCTTGTGGTTTCTGATCTTGACTCTAATGAGGAAATATTAAAGTCTGTTTTAAATGGATCCGGACAAAAATCTCATATGGATGTTGTTGCATTGAATGTTTCTTTAGTCCTGTGGGCAGCAGGAATTGAGGATAACTTAAATGAAGGGTTTAATAAAGCTTTATTTTCGATTAATAAAGGAGATCCGTGGAAAAAGTTTTTACTTTTAAAAAATTATTTATCAGCAAATTAA
- the carA gene encoding glutamine-hydrolyzing carbamoyl-phosphate synthase small subunit, which produces MINPYKKNAKLVLSNGIVFPGFYFGASGTAFGEIVFNTGMTGYQEVITDPSYYGQILTFTYPEIGNTGINFEDSESNTNVKGIIVRNFSSNNSNWRSKKDFNQWLVEKNIVGLHGIDTRALVKILRSNGSMNGVITSEDKTLESCLKIIHDTPNMEGLNLSKVVSTKQKYLWTTHTQTNFDLRIRNAESSKKLKIVAIDFGIKNSILNRLVSHGCEVLVLPSRSSLKDVLSNKPDGIFFSNGPGDPSSVSEGIDLAKSLIEYGDIPMFGICLGHQIFGLALGGSTYKLPFGHRGLNHPCGENNKIEITSQNHGFAIDPNSLSKEIVRITHYNLNDKTVAGIEVNNKPIFSVQYHPEAGPGPHDSDYLFKKFVSLMLERC; this is translated from the coding sequence ATGATTAATCCATATAAGAAAAACGCAAAATTAGTTTTAAGTAATGGAATTGTATTTCCTGGATTTTATTTTGGTGCTTCTGGTACAGCTTTTGGTGAAATAGTATTTAATACTGGAATGACTGGGTATCAAGAAGTTATTACTGATCCAAGTTATTACGGCCAGATATTGACATTTACTTATCCAGAGATTGGGAATACTGGTATTAATTTTGAAGATTCCGAATCAAATACTAATGTTAAAGGGATAATTGTTAGAAATTTTTCATCTAATAACAGCAATTGGAGATCTAAAAAGGATTTCAATCAATGGTTAGTTGAAAAAAATATAGTAGGTCTCCATGGAATTGATACTAGAGCTCTTGTTAAAATTTTAAGATCAAATGGCTCTATGAATGGAGTTATTACCTCTGAAGATAAAACTTTAGAGAGTTGTTTGAAGATAATTCATGATACGCCAAATATGGAGGGATTAAATTTATCAAAAGTTGTTTCAACAAAGCAAAAATATTTATGGACAACTCACACACAAACAAATTTTGATTTGAGGATAAGAAATGCTGAATCTTCTAAAAAATTAAAAATTGTAGCTATTGATTTTGGAATTAAAAACTCAATTCTAAATAGGCTCGTATCCCATGGTTGTGAAGTTTTGGTTTTACCTTCTCGATCCTCTCTAAAAGATGTTCTATCTAACAAGCCTGATGGTATTTTTTTCTCAAATGGTCCAGGCGATCCTTCTTCTGTTTCTGAAGGTATAGACTTAGCAAAATCACTAATTGAATATGGCGATATACCTATGTTTGGTATTTGCCTTGGTCACCAAATATTTGGGTTAGCATTAGGAGGTTCAACTTATAAATTACCTTTCGGACATCGTGGCTTAAATCACCCCTGTGGTGAAAATAATAAAATTGAGATAACTAGTCAGAATCACGGTTTTGCTATAGATCCTAATTCTCTCTCAAAGGAAATAGTTAGAATTACCCACTACAACCTTAATGATAAAACTGTGGCTGGCATAGAAGTTAATAATAAGCCAATATTTAGTGTGCAATATCATCCAGAGGCGGGACCTGGCCCACATGATTCAGATTATTTATTTAAAAAATTTGTTTCTCTTATGTTAGAAAGATGTTGA
- a CDS encoding STAS domain-containing protein, which translates to MEDFQKLTVSLRGNLDVKTNVIVFTFKGQLDAFSEKQFKTFVTNNLKNEFPFVIDLTKIDFLDSSGLGALVQTAKECKKSKLGFSVVGNSRVAQTIKLVRLGDFLNLKSSLEDALNYLKN; encoded by the coding sequence ATAGAAGATTTCCAGAAGTTAACGGTTTCCTTAAGAGGAAACCTTGATGTTAAGACAAACGTTATTGTCTTTACTTTTAAAGGACAACTTGATGCTTTCTCAGAAAAACAATTTAAGACTTTTGTTACTAATAACTTAAAAAATGAGTTTCCATTTGTTATTGATCTTACAAAAATAGATTTTTTAGATTCTTCGGGGCTTGGAGCTCTTGTTCAGACTGCTAAAGAATGCAAAAAATCGAAACTCGGTTTCTCTGTCGTTGGTAATTCGAGAGTGGCCCAAACAATTAAACTTGTTCGTTTAGGCGATTTTCTTAACTTGAAGTCAAGCCTTGAAGATGCATTAAATTATTTAAAAAATTGA
- a CDS encoding ribonuclease III domain-containing protein: MNYWIQNLIPYGSPEDIGVIQLAWLGDSVWELHQRLRHVHFPLKSKDLHLSVVNEVKAKSQSKSLSQIEHLLNTNEIDLIRRARNKIKRYPKSSDPTIYSRATGFETLIGWLFLKDPQRLSTIFEYLELKMN, encoded by the coding sequence TTGAATTATTGGATTCAAAACTTAATTCCATATGGATCTCCCGAGGATATAGGTGTTATTCAACTTGCTTGGCTTGGAGATTCGGTATGGGAGCTTCACCAAAGATTAAGACATGTACATTTCCCTTTGAAATCAAAAGATCTACATTTATCTGTAGTAAACGAAGTAAAAGCAAAATCTCAGTCAAAATCATTAAGTCAAATTGAACATTTATTAAATACAAATGAAATTGATCTAATTAGACGTGCTAGAAATAAAATAAAGAGATATCCAAAGTCTTCAGACCCTACTATATACTCAAGAGCAACTGGTTTTGAAACTCTTATTGGCTGGCTATTTTTAAAAGATCCTCAAAGATTATCAACAATTTTTGAATATTTAGAATTAAAAATGAATTGA
- the rlmB gene encoding 23S rRNA (guanosine(2251)-2'-O)-methyltransferase RlmB — translation MKNSSNKFRGRNIKEYKKNSDFSYYSKNTNRSEKNDKFLNKYANNKKVENLSKNKESNTFSSFKRRNTKFKSNTEFSNKNSDIHQEFTNKRNFDDWIWGKHSVYETLSSDRAINRIWCTSEIFSSDKFYILLKDLKSKGVLIEEVSWNRLSQLTCGASHQGVALQLACSKTIPLEQLIYFSKHNCPNPIIVAFDGITDPHNVGAIIRSAEAFDCKGVIIPQRRSAGLTGTVAKVAAGALEHLHVSRVVNLNRALEELKKNGFLVVGLSGDGQISISNFQEKAPLVVVVGSEDKGISLLTQKKCDYILSIPLKGKTSSLNASVAAAISLYHLTGK, via the coding sequence ATGAAAAACTCCTCAAATAAATTTCGCGGAAGAAATATTAAAGAGTACAAAAAAAATTCAGATTTTAGCTATTACTCAAAAAATACAAATCGTTCAGAAAAAAATGATAAATTTTTGAACAAGTACGCTAACAATAAGAAAGTAGAAAATTTAAGTAAAAATAAAGAATCTAATACTTTTTCGTCTTTTAAAAGAAGAAATACAAAATTTAAATCCAATACAGAATTTTCTAATAAAAATTCTGATATCCATCAAGAGTTTACTAACAAAAGAAATTTTGATGATTGGATATGGGGTAAACATTCGGTTTATGAGACTCTCAGTAGTGATAGAGCTATTAATAGGATTTGGTGTACTTCGGAAATTTTTTCTTCAGATAAATTCTATATTTTGCTTAAGGATCTTAAATCAAAAGGAGTTCTTATTGAAGAAGTTTCTTGGAATAGGCTTTCGCAATTGACATGTGGTGCTTCACATCAAGGTGTTGCATTGCAGTTAGCATGCTCTAAAACAATACCTCTTGAACAATTAATCTATTTTTCTAAACACAATTGTCCAAATCCTATAATCGTCGCATTTGATGGTATAACCGATCCTCATAATGTTGGCGCGATAATAAGATCAGCTGAGGCATTTGATTGCAAGGGTGTAATTATTCCTCAAAGAAGGTCTGCAGGATTGACTGGAACAGTCGCCAAGGTAGCTGCAGGAGCCTTAGAACACCTTCATGTAAGTAGAGTTGTCAACTTAAACAGAGCACTTGAGGAACTTAAGAAAAATGGTTTTCTTGTTGTTGGCTTATCTGGCGATGGTCAAATATCTATTTCAAATTTTCAAGAAAAAGCACCTTTGGTAGTTGTAGTTGGCTCTGAAGATAAAGGTATTTCTTTGCTTACTCAAAAAAAATGCGATTATATATTAAGCATTCCTCTTAAAGGCAAGACTTCAAGTTTAAATGCCTCCGTGGCAGCCGCCATTTCGCTATATCATTTGACAGGTAAATAA
- a CDS encoding DUF1816 domain-containing protein translates to MIRNFGNKLGLAWWAKIETDQPSITYWFGPFITKRSLKENMSSFIKDLSDEGSKNIKHSLIRCKKEEPLTV, encoded by the coding sequence TTGATTAGAAACTTTGGAAACAAACTTGGTTTAGCCTGGTGGGCTAAAATTGAGACAGATCAGCCTAGTATTACCTACTGGTTCGGCCCATTTATTACAAAACGTAGTTTAAAAGAAAATATGTCTTCGTTTATTAAAGATCTTTCTGATGAAGGATCTAAAAATATTAAACACAGTTTAATACGTTGTAAAAAAGAAGAACCATTAACTGTTTGA
- the gatA gene encoding Asp-tRNA(Asn)/Glu-tRNA(Gln) amidotransferase subunit GatA — protein sequence MNFNSLRKEIFSNNASVKELVNDIFTNIDHKDPEINSYICTTKDNAIAQAENIDKLIQFKEKLPPLAGMPIAIKDNICTKGVATTCASKMLKNFVAPYESTASSKLWSSGGICLGKTNLDEFAMGSSTETSLFGVTSNPWDINRVPGGSSGGSAASVAAGFCAAAIGSDTGGSIRQPASFCGVVGLKPTYGRVSRWGLVAFASSLDQIGPITNTVSDAAEILYSISGKDPFDSTCLDKPVPNYLTHLNKSIKGLKIGIIKECFEHPGLNPEVKESVLSGVDRFQALGAEIIEVECPRFNDGIATYYVIAPSEASANLARYDGVKYGYRSNDGSNLIDMTSKSRAEGFGDEVQRRILIGTYALSAGYSDAYYKKAQKVRTLIRKDFDNAFNKVDVLLTPTCPTTAFLKGDFVNDPLSMYLSDLLTVPANLAGLPAISIPCGFDTKGLPIGMQLIGNVLEEDRILNAANIFEIDAQVIKNRPSF from the coding sequence ATGAATTTTAATTCTTTAAGAAAAGAAATTTTCAGCAATAATGCTTCTGTTAAGGAACTAGTCAATGATATCTTTACCAATATCGATCATAAAGACCCTGAAATTAACTCATATATTTGTACTACAAAAGATAATGCCATCGCGCAAGCAGAGAACATTGATAAATTAATTCAATTTAAAGAAAAACTGCCCCCTCTCGCTGGGATGCCGATAGCAATAAAGGATAATATTTGCACTAAAGGAGTTGCAACAACCTGTGCAAGTAAAATGCTCAAAAACTTTGTTGCTCCTTATGAATCTACAGCTTCAAGTAAATTATGGTCTTCAGGAGGAATTTGTTTAGGAAAAACAAATTTAGACGAATTTGCAATGGGTAGTTCAACGGAAACCTCTCTATTTGGTGTTACTTCAAATCCTTGGGATATTAATAGAGTGCCAGGAGGAAGTTCAGGCGGTAGTGCTGCTTCAGTTGCTGCTGGATTTTGCGCGGCTGCTATAGGTTCTGACACAGGAGGATCAATAAGACAGCCAGCTTCATTTTGTGGGGTTGTAGGTCTTAAACCTACTTATGGCAGAGTTAGTAGATGGGGACTGGTAGCATTCGCTAGTTCTCTTGATCAAATTGGACCAATCACAAATACTGTCTCAGATGCTGCTGAAATTCTTTATTCAATTTCTGGTAAAGATCCCTTTGACTCTACATGTCTTGATAAGCCAGTACCAAATTACTTGACTCACTTAAATAAATCTATAAAAGGTTTAAAAATTGGAATCATTAAAGAATGTTTTGAGCACCCAGGTCTTAATCCAGAAGTTAAGGAATCTGTTCTTTCTGGAGTTGATAGATTCCAAGCTTTGGGGGCTGAAATCATCGAAGTTGAATGTCCGAGATTTAACGATGGAATTGCGACCTATTATGTCATTGCACCATCTGAAGCCTCCGCAAATTTAGCTAGATATGATGGAGTCAAATATGGCTACAGATCGAATGATGGCTCAAATCTTATAGATATGACTTCTAAAAGTAGAGCTGAAGGTTTTGGAGATGAGGTACAAAGAAGAATTTTGATAGGTACTTATGCTTTGTCAGCTGGATACAGTGATGCCTATTACAAGAAGGCACAAAAAGTTAGGACACTCATTAGAAAAGATTTTGATAATGCTTTTAATAAAGTAGATGTTTTATTAACTCCAACTTGCCCAACTACCGCTTTTTTGAAGGGAGATTTTGTCAATGATCCACTTTCAATGTATTTATCTGATCTATTAACTGTTCCTGCTAATTTAGCTGGCCTCCCAGCAATCAGTATTCCTTGTGGTTTTGATACGAAGGGATTACCTATTGGAATGCAATTAATAGGCAATGTATTAGAAGAAGATAGAATATTGAATGCCGCAAATATCTTTGAAATTGATGCTCAGGTAATTAAGAACAGACCTTCATTTTAA
- a CDS encoding DNA polymerase III subunit alpha yields MAFVPLHNHSDYSLLDGASQISKIVDRACDLGMESIALTDHGVMYGVLDLVKKCKEKGIKPIIGNEMYVINGSIDDPQPKKEKRYHLVVLAKNYTGYKNLVKLTTISHLNGMRGRGIFSRPCIDKSLLSKYSDGLIISTACLGGEIPQAILKGRLDVAEDIALWYKKLFADDFYLEIQDHGSIEDRIVNVELIKIGKKHQIKVIATNDAHYLSNMDVEAHDALLCVLTGKLISDEKRLRYTGTEYIKSENEMLELFKDHIDDESIIEAVNNTVEISQKVEVFDLFGNYRMPKFPLNEDTDSFSFLTQLSNKGLLKRLKKNDLTEVDENYKKRLSSELKIIKDMGFPDYFLVVWDYIKFARDNSIPVGPGRGSAAGSLVAYALQITNIDPVEHGLLFERFLNPARKSMPDIDTDFCIDRRNEVIDYVTNRYGEDKVAQIITFNKMTSKAVLKDVARVLDIPYGEADKLAKLIPVVRGKPHKLNEMIDKNSPSQEFRDKYINDNRVKKWVDLALRIEGTNKTYGVHAAGVVIASDPLDELVPLQRNNEGQIITQYSMDDIESLGLLKMDFLGLKNLTMIEKTVSLINQSTGRKINIDELPQNDGKTFELIGRGDLEGIFQLESSGMKQVVKDFKPNSLEDISSILALYRPGPLDAGLIPKFINRKNGNEKIDFPHPFIKSILTETYGIMVYQEQIMKIAQDLAGYSLGDADLLRRAMGKKKVSEMVKHRNIFVDGSRKKGVNEKLANDLFDQMVLFAEYCFNKSHSTAYGAVTYQTAFLKAHFPVAYMAALLSVNSGSSDKMQRYISNCYSMGIEVISPSINFSGVDFTIKNNQILFGLSAIKNLGDSAIRNIIENRNSFGTFKSLSDLCDRLPSNILNKRSLESLIHCGALDEFSKDNNRAQLLSDLEHVVEWASSRNRDRLSGQGNLFDSKDEFSNVAFSDSQLAKVDDYSLIEKLKLEKQLLGFYLSDHPLKHLTKPAKLVSPISISQLEEIKDRTKVSLVGMIPDLKQITTRKGDRMAIVQLEDLSGSCEAIVFPKTYLRLSEFLLTDTRLLVWGTIDKKSDKTQLIIDDCREIDNLKLLIINLDSSQASDVRVQNILRDCLIKFKPAKDTCGIKIPVLAAVRNKNSVTYVKFGDQFCIGDIQGARKLLEDKSFQVNFKSLVS; encoded by the coding sequence ATGGCTTTCGTACCGCTTCATAATCATAGTGACTACAGCTTACTTGATGGTGCCAGTCAAATTTCCAAAATTGTTGATAGAGCTTGTGATCTTGGAATGGAATCGATAGCTCTTACTGATCATGGAGTTATGTATGGTGTTCTTGATTTAGTCAAGAAGTGTAAAGAGAAAGGTATAAAACCAATTATTGGTAATGAAATGTACGTGATTAATGGTTCTATTGATGATCCTCAACCAAAAAAAGAAAAAAGATATCATTTGGTGGTTTTAGCAAAAAATTATACTGGTTATAAGAATCTAGTTAAGTTGACAACAATCAGTCACCTAAATGGGATGAGAGGTCGCGGCATTTTTTCTAGGCCATGTATTGATAAATCACTTTTAAGTAAATATAGTGATGGCCTTATAATTTCTACAGCTTGCCTTGGAGGAGAGATACCTCAGGCTATTTTAAAAGGCAGATTAGACGTAGCAGAGGATATAGCTCTTTGGTATAAAAAATTATTTGCAGATGACTTTTATCTAGAAATACAAGATCATGGCTCTATTGAGGATAGAATTGTTAACGTTGAATTAATAAAAATTGGGAAGAAGCACCAAATAAAAGTTATCGCCACCAACGACGCCCACTACTTATCAAATATGGATGTTGAAGCACATGACGCTTTGCTTTGTGTCTTAACTGGAAAACTAATTAGTGATGAAAAAAGATTGAGATATACCGGAACAGAATATATAAAAAGTGAAAATGAAATGCTTGAGCTTTTTAAAGATCATATTGATGATGAATCAATTATTGAGGCAGTGAACAATACTGTAGAAATTTCTCAAAAAGTTGAAGTATTTGATTTATTTGGTAATTATAGAATGCCAAAATTCCCTCTTAATGAAGATACAGATTCATTTTCTTTCCTTACACAATTATCTAATAAAGGCCTTTTAAAAAGACTTAAAAAAAATGATCTTACAGAAGTTGATGAGAACTACAAAAAAAGACTATCTTCCGAATTAAAAATTATTAAAGATATGGGCTTCCCAGATTATTTTTTGGTTGTTTGGGATTACATCAAATTTGCTAGAGATAACTCTATCCCTGTAGGACCAGGAAGAGGTTCTGCTGCAGGCTCATTAGTAGCTTATGCTCTTCAAATTACAAATATAGATCCTGTTGAGCATGGATTATTATTTGAAAGATTTTTAAATCCAGCAAGAAAGTCAATGCCAGATATTGACACCGACTTTTGTATTGATAGGAGAAATGAAGTTATTGATTATGTAACTAATCGTTATGGAGAGGATAAAGTTGCACAAATAATTACTTTCAATAAGATGACCTCTAAGGCGGTTTTAAAAGATGTTGCAAGGGTTCTCGACATACCATATGGAGAGGCTGATAAATTGGCTAAGTTAATACCGGTAGTAAGAGGGAAACCTCATAAATTAAATGAAATGATTGATAAGAATTCTCCTAGCCAAGAGTTTAGAGACAAATATATTAATGATAATAGGGTGAAGAAATGGGTCGATTTGGCTTTGAGAATTGAAGGAACTAATAAAACATATGGAGTTCATGCTGCTGGAGTTGTTATAGCATCAGATCCTCTTGACGAACTTGTACCTCTTCAAAGAAATAATGAAGGACAAATAATAACTCAATATTCTATGGACGATATCGAATCACTTGGATTATTGAAAATGGATTTCTTGGGTCTTAAGAATCTTACGATGATTGAAAAGACAGTTTCTCTTATTAATCAATCTACTGGCAGGAAAATAAATATTGATGAGTTACCGCAAAATGATGGTAAAACATTTGAGCTTATTGGGAGAGGAGATCTTGAAGGTATTTTTCAACTTGAATCTTCTGGTATGAAACAGGTCGTTAAGGATTTCAAACCCAACTCTCTAGAAGATATTTCGTCCATACTGGCTCTTTATAGACCTGGTCCTCTTGATGCTGGTCTTATACCTAAATTTATAAATCGAAAAAATGGGAACGAAAAGATTGATTTCCCTCATCCTTTTATTAAGTCAATTCTTACTGAAACATATGGAATTATGGTTTACCAAGAACAAATCATGAAAATTGCTCAAGACCTAGCCGGTTATTCTCTAGGTGACGCTGATTTACTTCGAAGAGCGATGGGGAAAAAGAAAGTTTCTGAAATGGTAAAGCATAGAAATATTTTTGTAGATGGTTCTAGGAAGAAAGGTGTAAATGAAAAATTAGCAAATGATCTTTTTGATCAGATGGTTTTATTTGCGGAATATTGTTTTAACAAAAGTCACTCAACTGCTTACGGTGCTGTAACTTATCAAACGGCATTTTTAAAAGCCCATTTCCCTGTTGCATATATGGCAGCCCTTCTAAGCGTAAATTCCGGCTCTAGCGATAAGATGCAAAGATATATTTCTAATTGTTATTCCATGGGAATAGAAGTTATTTCACCGAGCATTAATTTTTCTGGGGTTGATTTTACTATTAAGAACAATCAGATTTTATTTGGTTTATCTGCAATTAAGAATTTAGGGGATTCTGCAATAAGAAATATAATTGAAAACCGAAATAGTTTTGGAACCTTTAAGTCATTATCTGATTTGTGCGACCGTTTGCCATCTAATATTCTTAACAAAAGAAGTCTTGAATCTCTGATTCATTGTGGAGCACTAGACGAGTTTTCAAAAGATAATAATAGAGCTCAGTTATTGTCAGATCTTGAGCATGTTGTTGAGTGGGCCTCTTCAAGAAATCGTGATAGATTATCTGGCCAAGGAAATCTATTTGACTCTAAAGATGAATTTTCTAATGTTGCTTTTTCGGATTCACAATTAGCTAAGGTTGATGATTATTCACTTATTGAGAAGTTAAAGTTAGAAAAGCAGCTATTAGGCTTTTACTTATCTGATCATCCTCTGAAGCATTTAACTAAGCCAGCAAAACTTGTATCACCTATAAGCATTTCTCAGTTAGAAGAAATAAAAGATAGAACAAAAGTCTCTTTAGTTGGAATGATTCCTGATTTGAAGCAAATTACAACGAGAAAAGGAGATAGGATGGCTATAGTTCAATTAGAAGATCTTTCTGGAAGTTGCGAAGCAATAGTTTTTCCAAAAACCTATTTAAGATTATCAGAATTTCTTTTGACTGATACTAGATTATTGGTTTGGGGAACAATAGATAAAAAAAGTGATAAGACTCAATTAATAATTGATGATTGTAGAGAAATAGATAACCTTAAATTGCTTATTATTAATCTTGATAGTTCTCAAGCATCAGATGTAAGAGTACAAAATATATTAAGAGACTGTTTAATTAAATTTAAACCAGCTAAAGACACATGTGGAATCAAGATTCCAGTTTTAGCTGCGGTAAGAAATAAAAATAGTGTTACCTACGTTAAATTTGGAGATCAATTCTGCATTGGAGATATTCAAGGAGCTCGCAAATTATTAGAAGATAAATCATTCCAAGTTAATTTTAAATCTTTAGTTTCCTAG
- a CDS encoding PAM68 family protein, with translation MKKKQSKKKTQNKKKKNYSETTAFANIEKTSIPPTKPKRSSSGIPKYVADRMARRIFFTAGIPTILGMSVFVVSYIIVTRNIAEIPPSSTIAISALFFLLGLAGLSFGILSASWDKEPGSFFGIENIPMNIQRAKAAFKPATQNFEDKS, from the coding sequence ATGAAAAAAAAGCAATCAAAAAAAAAGACTCAAAATAAAAAGAAAAAAAACTATTCTGAAACAACTGCTTTCGCTAACATAGAAAAAACATCTATTCCTCCAACCAAGCCAAAGCGATCATCAAGTGGCATCCCAAAATATGTTGCTGACAGAATGGCAAGAAGAATATTCTTTACAGCTGGAATACCGACAATATTAGGAATGTCTGTTTTTGTTGTTAGCTACATTATAGTTACAAGAAATATTGCTGAAATACCTCCTTCCTCAACCATTGCAATTTCAGCATTGTTTTTCTTGTTAGGTCTAGCAGGATTGAGTTTTGGAATATTATCAGCTAGTTGGGATAAAGAGCCTGGATCTTTTTTTGGTATTGAAAATATACCAATGAACATACAACGTGCAAAAGCTGCCTTTAAACCTGCAACTCAAAATTTTGAAGATAAAAGTTAA
- the rpsO gene encoding 30S ribosomal protein S15, translating to MSLDTAEKQKLIENHQVHPTDTGSAEVQVAMLSKRISKLSDHLQGNIHDFASRQGLLKMIGKRKRLLSYLKDKNVQKYQELVKKIGIRG from the coding sequence ATGTCATTAGATACAGCTGAAAAACAGAAGCTGATTGAAAATCATCAAGTACATCCGACTGATACAGGTTCAGCTGAAGTACAAGTAGCAATGCTTTCTAAAAGAATATCAAAATTAAGTGACCATCTTCAAGGAAACATTCATGATTTCGCTTCAAGGCAAGGATTATTAAAAATGATTGGTAAAAGGAAAAGATTACTGTCTTACTTAAAAGACAAAAACGTTCAAAAATATCAAGAACTAGTTAAGAAAATTGGAATCAGAGGATGA